From Diaminobutyricibacter sp. McL0608, one genomic window encodes:
- a CDS encoding chitinase: MSVVQREPQAPEARAAREPQRRLSPLRVIGAAVVVAIVAAGGFAGFQLWSAQADVDAKPWFASYVDVTATPRFAFEHLGATKTPDAVLSFIVSSKEDACAPSWGGAYTLDQARASLDLDRRIARLEQQGGSVAVSFGGQANQELAVGCTDVTALESAYKTVVERYQSGTIDLDLEGDGLANAAAGERRATAIAALQKARRADGKPLAVWVTVPVTPSGMPSGATDAIAALLAAKVDISGVNVMTMDYGTAKDAKQSMLQASENSVTAAQHQLGVLYTRAHINLSGPSLWAKMGATPMIGQNDVQDEIFTLADAKAFNAWAVSKGVGRLSMWSANRDQTCGSNYVDTSIVSDACSGVKQGKTTFASVLSAKFDGRIALGERAVTTSEPTAAAQATDDPATSPYAIWSPSASYLTGTKVVWHRNVYVAKWWTKGDLPDNPVLNAWETPWDLVGPVLPGETPIPQPTLPAGTYPDWSGTATYDKGARILFDGVPFQAKWWTQGDSPEAASSDPDTSPWTPLTQDEIDAVVAGSTATPAAGSGDTTGK; the protein is encoded by the coding sequence ATGAGTGTCGTGCAGAGGGAGCCGCAGGCTCCCGAGGCTCGCGCTGCCCGCGAACCCCAGCGCCGCCTGTCTCCGCTGCGTGTCATCGGGGCAGCCGTGGTCGTCGCGATCGTCGCGGCCGGCGGCTTTGCCGGCTTCCAGCTGTGGAGCGCGCAGGCCGACGTCGACGCCAAACCGTGGTTCGCCAGCTACGTCGACGTAACTGCGACACCGCGGTTCGCGTTCGAGCACCTCGGTGCGACGAAGACGCCGGATGCTGTGCTCTCGTTCATCGTGTCCTCGAAAGAGGATGCGTGCGCTCCCTCGTGGGGCGGTGCATACACCCTCGACCAGGCGCGCGCATCCCTCGACCTCGACCGCCGCATCGCGCGGCTCGAGCAGCAGGGCGGAAGCGTCGCCGTGTCGTTCGGCGGCCAGGCGAACCAGGAACTCGCGGTCGGATGCACGGATGTCACCGCGCTCGAATCCGCGTACAAGACCGTCGTCGAGCGGTACCAGTCCGGCACGATCGACCTCGACCTCGAGGGCGACGGCCTGGCGAACGCCGCCGCGGGGGAGCGCCGCGCAACGGCCATCGCAGCACTGCAGAAAGCGCGCCGCGCAGACGGCAAGCCGCTGGCCGTGTGGGTGACCGTTCCGGTCACGCCGAGCGGGATGCCCTCAGGCGCCACGGACGCGATCGCGGCACTGCTCGCCGCCAAGGTCGACATTTCCGGCGTCAACGTCATGACGATGGACTACGGCACGGCCAAGGACGCGAAGCAGAGCATGCTGCAGGCCTCGGAGAACTCCGTCACGGCCGCACAGCACCAGCTGGGCGTGCTCTACACCCGAGCGCACATCAACCTCAGCGGCCCGAGCCTCTGGGCGAAGATGGGCGCGACGCCGATGATCGGCCAGAACGACGTGCAGGACGAGATCTTCACGCTCGCCGACGCGAAGGCCTTCAACGCGTGGGCGGTCTCGAAGGGTGTCGGACGCCTCTCGATGTGGTCGGCGAACCGTGACCAGACCTGCGGGTCGAACTACGTGGACACCTCCATCGTGTCGGATGCGTGCAGCGGCGTGAAGCAGGGCAAGACGACGTTCGCGTCGGTGCTGTCGGCGAAATTCGACGGGCGGATCGCCCTCGGCGAGCGTGCCGTCACCACGTCGGAGCCGACCGCGGCCGCCCAGGCGACCGACGACCCGGCCACCTCGCCGTACGCGATCTGGTCGCCGTCGGCCTCGTACCTGACCGGTACGAAGGTGGTCTGGCACCGCAACGTGTACGTGGCGAAGTGGTGGACGAAGGGCGACCTTCCGGACAACCCCGTGCTGAACGCGTGGGAGACGCCATGGGATCTCGTCGGCCCGGTCCTGCCGGGTGAGACGCCCATCCCACAGCCGACGCTTCCTGCAGGGACTTACCCCGACTGGTCGGGTACCGCCACTTACGACAAGGGTGCGCGCATCCTCTTCGACGGCGTTCCTTTCCAGGCGAAGTGGTGGACGCAGGGCGACAGCCCCGAGGCCGCCTCGAGCGACCCCGACACGTCCCCGTGGACGCCGCTCACCCAGGACGAGATCGATGCCGTCGTCGCGGGTTCCACCGCGACGCCGGCCGCCGGATCGGGTGATACGACAGGAAAGTGA
- a CDS encoding glycosyltransferase family 2 protein, which yields MSSTSTYQPARKRQFGAERRTEPLPTVHPRPSDRKITFSRIAIVLTVSFWVIYVVTTIIRQFLDSGTQNFRFTMEAIGYVVVVTFLTFSALMYLIARQGALQRFSKHVRVPRAELDRHFADHQSSMTVLVPSYAEEPHVVRATLLSAALQEYPSLRVVLLLDDNPYPADSAVAAQLNETRALAGDIMDLLAEPRLRFGDALLRFELERSEAAFVDGSEASALADEYAWAAGWLRDVADREAVDDHVDLFFADQVLRALADELALTGEAVAAAADEGAALSADRVNQLYRRLAWTFDAELAVFERKKYASTSHEANKAMNLNAYIALMGGTYRLDETPDGPVLKPVTDRKPGDLRIPDSDFLLTLDADSILLRDYCLRLVYFLQQPDNARVAVTQTPYSSFRGAGTRIERLAGATTDIQHILHQGMSHFGATFWVGANAVIRKRALEDIVETEFVGGFEVRRFIQDRTVIEDTESSIDLGTHGWTLVNYPERLSYSATPPDFGSLIVQRRRWANGGLLIMPKLWRQVRERKRRGELVSRTELMLRLNYMASIAWASFGLVFLLAYPYDGRLLSPVVLLAALPYFLAMASDLRYAGYKGSDVFRIYGFNLILLPVNLAGVLKSIQQALTGKKIPFARTPKVKNRTSVQLLYVITPLLIVAFSLFTLWRDVNAQNWGNAAFAAFNAFLASWAIIAYIGIGNSIVDFWMGITKPLYVEKNRKRVKVEAATDAEVLDWRSVLYHGHADGTVPHFATTGHELVTEAGTAAEGASDSDASGTASDAAVTANTERLVA from the coding sequence ATGAGCTCTACAAGTACATATCAGCCTGCCCGAAAACGACAGTTCGGCGCCGAGCGCCGCACAGAACCCCTTCCCACGGTCCACCCCCGCCCCTCGGACCGGAAGATCACTTTCAGCCGCATTGCGATCGTGCTGACCGTGAGTTTCTGGGTGATCTATGTCGTCACGACGATCATCCGGCAGTTCCTCGACAGCGGAACCCAGAACTTCCGTTTCACGATGGAAGCCATCGGCTACGTCGTGGTCGTCACGTTCCTCACCTTCTCCGCGCTGATGTACCTCATCGCGCGCCAGGGCGCCCTTCAGCGGTTCAGCAAGCACGTGCGCGTTCCGCGCGCGGAACTGGACCGGCACTTCGCCGACCACCAGTCGTCGATGACCGTGCTCGTGCCGTCCTACGCGGAGGAGCCGCACGTCGTGCGCGCCACCCTGCTCTCCGCCGCGCTGCAGGAGTACCCGTCGCTGCGGGTCGTGCTGCTGCTCGACGACAACCCGTACCCGGCCGACTCCGCGGTCGCGGCGCAACTCAACGAGACCCGCGCGCTCGCCGGGGACATCATGGACCTGCTCGCCGAACCGCGGCTCCGCTTCGGCGACGCCCTGCTCCGATTCGAGCTCGAGCGCTCCGAGGCCGCGTTCGTCGACGGATCCGAAGCATCTGCGCTCGCCGACGAGTACGCCTGGGCGGCCGGCTGGCTGCGCGACGTGGCCGACCGCGAGGCCGTCGACGACCACGTCGACCTGTTCTTCGCCGACCAGGTGCTGCGTGCGCTCGCCGACGAACTCGCCCTCACCGGCGAGGCTGTCGCGGCCGCTGCGGACGAGGGCGCGGCGCTCTCCGCCGACCGCGTCAACCAGCTCTACCGGCGCCTCGCCTGGACCTTCGACGCCGAACTGGCCGTCTTCGAGCGCAAGAAGTACGCCTCGACGTCGCACGAAGCCAACAAGGCGATGAACCTCAACGCGTACATCGCGCTCATGGGCGGCACCTACCGCCTCGATGAGACACCGGACGGTCCCGTCCTGAAGCCGGTGACCGACCGCAAGCCGGGCGACCTCCGCATCCCGGACAGCGACTTCCTGCTGACACTCGACGCCGACTCGATCCTGTTGCGCGACTACTGCCTGCGCCTCGTGTACTTCCTGCAGCAGCCGGACAACGCGCGGGTCGCCGTGACGCAGACGCCGTACTCGTCGTTCCGCGGCGCCGGCACCCGCATCGAGCGCCTCGCCGGCGCGACCACGGACATCCAGCACATCCTGCACCAGGGGATGAGCCACTTCGGCGCCACCTTCTGGGTCGGCGCGAACGCGGTGATCCGCAAGCGCGCGCTCGAAGACATCGTCGAGACCGAGTTCGTCGGCGGCTTCGAGGTGCGCCGGTTCATCCAGGACCGCACCGTCATCGAGGACACGGAGTCGAGCATCGACCTCGGAACCCACGGCTGGACGCTCGTGAACTACCCGGAGCGCCTCAGCTACTCGGCCACGCCGCCGGACTTCGGGTCCTTGATCGTGCAGCGTCGCCGGTGGGCGAACGGCGGCCTCCTCATCATGCCGAAGCTGTGGCGCCAGGTGCGCGAACGCAAACGCCGAGGAGAACTCGTCTCGCGCACCGAACTCATGCTGCGGCTCAACTACATGGCCTCGATCGCCTGGGCGAGCTTCGGACTCGTCTTCCTGCTCGCGTATCCGTACGACGGACGGCTCCTCAGCCCGGTCGTGCTGCTGGCGGCGCTGCCGTACTTCCTCGCGATGGCCAGCGATCTACGTTACGCGGGCTACAAAGGGTCGGATGTGTTCCGCATCTACGGGTTCAACCTGATCCTCCTCCCGGTGAACCTGGCCGGTGTGCTCAAGTCGATCCAGCAGGCGCTGACCGGCAAGAAGATCCCGTTCGCCCGCACGCCGAAGGTCAAGAACCGCACATCCGTGCAGCTGCTCTACGTGATCACCCCGCTGCTCATCGTCGCGTTCTCGCTCTTCACCCTGTGGCGCGACGTGAACGCGCAGAACTGGGGTAACGCCGCGTTCGCCGCGTTCAACGCTTTCCTCGCCTCGTGGGCGATCATCGCCTACATCGGCATCGGCAACTCGATCGTCGACTTCTGGATGGGCATCACCAAGCCGCTCTACGTCGAGAAGAACCGCAAGCGCGTCAAGGTGGAAGCCGCGACCGACGCCGAAGTGCTCGACTGGCGCAGCGTGCTGTACCACGGTCACGCCGACGGCACGGTGCCGCACTTCGCGACGACCGGGCACGAGCTCGTCACCGAGGCCGGCACGGCAGCGGAGGGCGCCAGCGACTCGGACGCCTCCGGTACGGCCTCCGACGCAGCGGTCACCGCGAACACCGAACGGCTGGTCGCCTGA
- a CDS encoding DUF2252 domain-containing protein gives MTPAPGRLRFEHAHVVSFQERFDDGRAARSSIPRGSHAEYTPRSDRDPLGILEKQNSVRLADLIPLRTTRMLANPFAFYRGTAAIQAADLRTGVDTNAEIVICGDAHIANFGLYASPQRTMVFDLNDFDEASYGPWEWDLKRMVTSVVIAARHKGYSAADARASALASTLAYRDSLRAAMQLDALQRFYLAATVTPGVSRFGKKTQKTIDTTLRSAQNRTSARVVEKITELAPDGTRVIVENPPTLTHVDTTHEEELIDAMRHYALTVPSHVALLLSQYEITDVARRVVGVGSVGTRCFILMLTGPRADPLVLQLKEATQSVVQQFGGIPRHALPGVDPKTRGSHSGGRVVSNQRILQAVSDPFLGYLTFGGFDFYVRQFRDRNVSFDIDALGRQPFTDYVASCGALLARAHAQSPNAAFIAGYIGSSESMVNAVVEWAFAYADQSLADFEALRGAVADGRFEAAPSPG, from the coding sequence ATGACACCTGCACCGGGGCGGCTGCGCTTCGAACACGCCCACGTCGTGTCCTTCCAGGAGCGCTTCGACGACGGGCGGGCGGCGCGTTCGAGCATCCCCCGCGGTTCCCACGCCGAGTACACCCCGCGCAGCGACCGCGACCCCCTGGGCATCCTGGAGAAGCAGAACTCCGTCCGCCTCGCCGACCTCATCCCGCTGCGCACCACCCGGATGCTCGCCAACCCGTTCGCCTTCTACCGCGGCACCGCCGCCATCCAGGCCGCCGACCTGCGCACCGGTGTCGACACCAACGCCGAGATCGTCATCTGCGGCGACGCCCACATCGCGAACTTCGGACTGTACGCATCGCCCCAGCGCACGATGGTCTTCGACCTGAACGATTTCGACGAGGCGTCGTACGGGCCATGGGAGTGGGATCTCAAACGCATGGTCACCAGCGTGGTGATCGCAGCCAGGCACAAAGGGTATTCGGCGGCGGATGCGCGCGCCTCGGCCCTCGCATCCACTCTCGCCTATCGCGACTCGCTTCGCGCCGCGATGCAACTGGATGCGCTGCAGCGGTTCTACCTGGCCGCCACCGTCACCCCCGGCGTCTCACGGTTCGGCAAGAAGACCCAGAAGACGATCGACACCACGCTTCGTTCGGCTCAGAACCGCACCTCGGCGCGGGTCGTCGAGAAGATCACGGAGCTCGCGCCCGACGGCACCCGGGTCATCGTCGAGAATCCGCCGACGCTCACCCACGTCGACACCACCCACGAAGAAGAACTGATCGACGCGATGCGGCACTATGCGCTCACCGTGCCGTCGCACGTGGCGCTGCTGCTCTCGCAGTACGAGATCACGGATGTGGCGCGCCGCGTCGTCGGGGTGGGCAGCGTCGGGACCCGGTGCTTCATCCTGATGCTGACCGGGCCGCGCGCCGATCCGCTGGTCCTGCAGCTGAAGGAGGCGACGCAGTCAGTGGTCCAGCAGTTCGGCGGCATCCCCCGGCATGCCCTGCCCGGGGTCGACCCGAAGACGCGCGGGTCGCACAGCGGCGGGCGCGTGGTCTCGAACCAGCGCATCCTGCAGGCGGTGTCGGATCCGTTCCTCGGCTACCTGACCTTCGGCGGCTTCGACTTCTACGTGAGGCAGTTCCGCGACCGCAACGTGTCGTTCGACATCGACGCTCTCGGGCGGCAGCCGTTCACGGACTATGTCGCATCCTGTGGCGCTCTGCTCGCCCGGGCGCACGCGCAGAGCCCGAACGCGGCGTTCATCGCGGGCTACATCGGCTCGTCTGAGTCGATGGTGAATGCCGTCGTCGAGTGGGCGTTCGCGTACGCCGACCAGTCTCTCGCCGACTTCGAGGCTCTCCGCGGGGCAGTGGCCGACGGCCGCTTCGAGGCCGCCCCCTCCCCCGGCTGA
- the der gene encoding ribosome biogenesis GTPase Der, translating to MPKDIEPDEFDATEDDLVERLSDLDDDLAHQRATALRSGLDDYELDEGDLDILEAATEDPNAITYLPALPVLAIVGRPNVGKSALVNRILGRREAVVEDTPGVTRDRVSYKAEWNGRPFTVVDTGGWEPDAKGINASVAAQAEVAIDLADAVLFVVDANVGATSTDEHVVRLLRKTKKPVFLAANKVDDSRQEPNAAVLWSLGLGEPMPVSALHGRGVADMLDTILKVLPEVSAVAKQEVGGPRRVAILGRPNVGKSSLLNRAAGEERVVVNELAGTTRDPVDEQVEIAGKVWRFVDTAGIRRRVHLQQGADFYASLRTSAALEKAEVAVVLLDVSEPISEQDVRIIDLVLESGRALVLAFNKWDLLDDDRRRYLEREIEQDLAHVAWAPRVNISARTGRHMEKLVPALELALESWDTRIPTGKFNAFLAELTAAHPHPVRGGKQPRILFGTQASSRPPTFVVFTTGFLDPGYRRYIIRRLREIYGFEGSPINLNMRVREKRKRT from the coding sequence ATGCCTAAAGACATCGAACCAGACGAGTTCGACGCGACCGAAGACGACCTGGTCGAAAGACTCAGCGACCTCGACGACGACCTCGCCCACCAGCGGGCCACCGCCCTGCGCAGCGGACTCGACGATTACGAGCTCGACGAGGGCGACCTCGACATCCTCGAGGCCGCGACCGAAGACCCGAACGCGATCACCTACCTTCCGGCGCTGCCGGTCCTGGCGATTGTCGGACGCCCGAACGTCGGCAAGTCTGCGCTCGTGAACCGTATCCTCGGCCGGCGCGAAGCCGTCGTCGAAGACACCCCGGGTGTGACGCGCGACCGCGTCTCGTACAAGGCGGAGTGGAACGGCCGGCCTTTCACCGTCGTCGACACCGGCGGCTGGGAGCCCGACGCGAAGGGCATCAACGCGTCCGTCGCCGCCCAGGCCGAGGTCGCGATCGACCTCGCCGACGCCGTGCTGTTCGTCGTCGACGCCAACGTCGGCGCGACCTCGACCGACGAGCATGTGGTCCGACTGCTGCGCAAGACGAAGAAGCCGGTGTTCCTCGCAGCGAACAAGGTCGACGACAGCCGGCAGGAGCCGAACGCCGCGGTGCTCTGGTCGCTGGGCCTCGGCGAGCCGATGCCGGTCTCCGCCCTGCACGGACGTGGCGTCGCCGACATGCTCGACACGATCCTGAAGGTGCTTCCGGAGGTCTCCGCGGTCGCGAAGCAGGAAGTGGGCGGCCCGCGACGGGTCGCGATCCTGGGTCGGCCGAACGTCGGGAAGTCGAGCCTGCTGAACCGGGCCGCCGGCGAAGAGCGTGTGGTCGTGAACGAACTCGCGGGAACCACCCGGGACCCGGTCGACGAGCAGGTCGAGATCGCCGGCAAGGTGTGGCGCTTCGTCGACACCGCGGGCATCCGCCGCCGGGTGCACCTGCAGCAGGGTGCCGACTTCTATGCGTCGCTGCGCACCAGCGCGGCACTCGAGAAGGCGGAGGTCGCAGTCGTGCTGCTCGATGTGAGCGAGCCGATCAGCGAACAGGATGTGCGCATCATCGACCTCGTGCTCGAATCGGGCCGCGCGCTCGTGCTCGCGTTCAACAAGTGGGACCTCCTCGACGACGACCGCCGCCGCTACCTCGAACGCGAGATCGAACAGGATCTGGCCCACGTCGCGTGGGCTCCTCGTGTCAACATCTCGGCACGGACCGGCCGGCACATGGAGAAGCTGGTGCCCGCACTGGAGCTTGCGCTCGAGTCATGGGATACGCGCATCCCGACCGGCAAGTTCAATGCGTTCCTCGCAGAGCTGACGGCCGCGCATCCGCACCCCGTCCGTGGCGGCAAGCAGCCGCGCATCCTGTTCGGGACCCAGGCGTCGAGCCGCCCGCCGACATTCGTCGTGTTCACGACCGGCTTCCTCGACCCAGGCTACCGCCGGTACATCATCCGTCGCCTGCGCGAGATCTACGGCTTCGAAGGATCGCCGATCAACCTCAACATGCGGGTGCGGGAGAAGCGCAAGCGCACCTGA
- the cmk gene encoding (d)CMP kinase, whose product MSSENGSVDKPWGDVVVVAVDGPAGSGKSSVSKAAARRLHYAYLDTGAAYRALAWFVLRRRVDPTDARAVTETLPDFDYRIGTDPDGYHVMVGQHDVTDAIRDPEVTAVVSAIARVPEVRVRLTELFRAIMATTDRAGIVVEGRDITTVVAPDAPVRILLTAAESVRMARRSAELTGHSAATVGEQLRNRDRADSRVVDFMNAADGVTTVDSTDLDFDQTVDAVIAVVQREAHA is encoded by the coding sequence ATGAGCAGTGAGAACGGGAGCGTCGACAAACCGTGGGGCGATGTCGTCGTCGTCGCCGTCGACGGGCCGGCCGGAAGTGGGAAGTCGAGCGTGAGCAAGGCGGCTGCGCGTCGCCTCCATTACGCATACCTCGACACCGGCGCCGCCTACCGCGCGCTCGCGTGGTTCGTGCTGCGGCGTCGTGTCGACCCGACGGATGCTCGGGCCGTCACCGAAACGCTTCCCGACTTCGACTACCGCATCGGCACCGATCCTGACGGGTACCACGTCATGGTCGGTCAGCACGACGTGACCGATGCCATCCGCGACCCCGAGGTGACCGCCGTCGTCAGCGCGATCGCACGTGTGCCCGAGGTGCGCGTGCGGCTCACCGAGCTGTTCCGCGCCATCATGGCGACGACAGATCGGGCCGGCATCGTGGTCGAAGGCCGTGACATCACGACCGTGGTCGCGCCGGATGCACCTGTGAGAATCCTGTTGACCGCAGCTGAGTCCGTTAGAATGGCACGGCGTTCTGCCGAGCTGACCGGCCATTCCGCCGCAACGGTGGGGGAGCAGCTCCGCAATCGCGACCGGGCCGATTCCCGGGTCGTCGACTTCATGAACGCCGCCGACGGTGTGACCACCGTCGATTCAACAGACCTCGACTTCGACCAGACCGTGGATGCGGTCATCGCAGTCGTCCAGAGAGAAGCCCATGCCTAA
- a CDS encoding prephenate dehydrogenase, whose protein sequence is MNDTSSRLTGPVRVVGAGLLGASVGLGLRARGVDVVLDDASPANLNLAIDYGAGRTSDGEESPALIVVCVPPDVTASVVLAELAAYPDAVVTDVASVKVAPMAELEASGRDISRYVGSHPLAGRERGGPSSGRADLFMGRPWVVCTRPEVSRASVSRVEALVLDLGATPIEMNTVAHDAAVALVSHAPQIVSSLMAKRLQGSSDAALALAGQGVRDVTRIAGSEPELWVQILGANAPAVVEILRAYRDDLDRVLVALGDLDSPGSRRSLAEELAGGNAGVARLPGKHGQDRRFASVVVMVDDKPGELGRLFTEMGEIGVNLEDLRLEHSPGAQVGLAEIAVLPEALQRTIDDLTARGWRIAG, encoded by the coding sequence GTGAACGACACGTCATCCCGGCTCACCGGACCTGTCCGCGTGGTCGGCGCTGGGCTGCTCGGCGCATCCGTCGGCCTCGGCCTCCGCGCGCGGGGTGTGGATGTCGTGCTCGACGACGCATCGCCCGCGAACCTGAACCTTGCGATCGACTACGGTGCCGGCCGCACGAGCGACGGAGAGGAGTCGCCCGCGCTCATCGTGGTGTGCGTACCTCCCGACGTCACGGCGTCGGTCGTGCTCGCAGAGCTGGCCGCGTATCCGGATGCGGTGGTCACCGACGTCGCCAGCGTGAAAGTCGCGCCGATGGCCGAGCTCGAGGCGTCGGGCCGTGATATCAGCCGGTACGTGGGGTCGCATCCTCTCGCCGGACGGGAACGGGGCGGCCCGAGTTCCGGGCGCGCCGACCTGTTCATGGGCCGGCCGTGGGTGGTCTGCACCCGCCCTGAGGTGTCGCGTGCGAGTGTGTCCCGCGTCGAAGCGCTCGTGCTCGATCTGGGCGCGACGCCGATCGAGATGAACACGGTCGCGCACGATGCCGCCGTGGCGCTGGTCTCCCACGCGCCGCAGATCGTCTCGAGTCTGATGGCCAAGCGCCTGCAGGGGTCGTCGGATGCCGCCCTCGCGCTGGCCGGACAGGGCGTGCGCGACGTCACCCGCATCGCCGGCAGTGAGCCGGAACTGTGGGTGCAGATCCTCGGGGCGAACGCGCCCGCGGTGGTCGAGATCCTGCGCGCGTACCGCGACGACCTCGATCGCGTGCTCGTCGCGCTCGGCGACCTGGATTCCCCAGGATCACGGCGTTCGCTCGCCGAAGAACTCGCCGGCGGGAACGCGGGAGTCGCACGACTCCCCGGCAAGCACGGACAGGATCGCCGGTTCGCCTCCGTGGTCGTCATGGTCGACGACAAGCCCGGCGAACTGGGGCGCCTGTTCACCGAGATGGGCGAGATCGGCGTCAACCTCGAAGACCTGCGACTCGAGCACTCGCCGGGCGCGCAGGTCGGGCTCGCCGAGATCGCCGTACTTCCCGAGGCGCTGCAGCGCACGATCGACGACCTGACCGCACGGGGCTGGAGGATCGCCGGATGA
- a CDS encoding pseudouridine synthase, which produces MAAAGVASRRVSEQLIVEGRVTVNGTVVTELGRRVDPHHDLVAVDGTAVQLDPSRRYVMLNKPAGVVSSMRDEQGRPDLSRFAEAYEERLFNVGRLDAETSGLLILTNDGELAHVLAHPSFGVMKTYVARVTGAVTPQTIATLTRGVVLEDGPIAADKARLLERSAASQDSLVEITLHSGRNRIVRRMLAEVGHPVIELVRRQFGPLHLGTLRVGQVRDLTKVELGQLLTISREKPAER; this is translated from the coding sequence ATGGCGGCCGCCGGTGTCGCATCCCGCCGCGTCTCGGAGCAGCTCATCGTCGAAGGCCGTGTCACTGTGAACGGCACCGTCGTGACCGAGCTGGGGCGACGCGTCGACCCGCATCACGACCTCGTGGCCGTCGACGGGACCGCTGTTCAGCTGGACCCGTCACGACGCTACGTGATGCTCAACAAGCCGGCCGGAGTGGTCAGCTCCATGCGCGATGAGCAGGGTCGCCCCGACCTCTCACGGTTCGCAGAGGCCTACGAGGAGCGGCTCTTCAACGTCGGCAGGCTCGACGCGGAGACGAGCGGGCTGCTCATCCTCACCAACGACGGCGAACTCGCGCACGTTCTCGCGCATCCGTCGTTCGGGGTGATGAAGACCTACGTGGCGCGCGTCACAGGCGCGGTGACACCGCAGACGATCGCGACACTCACGCGCGGCGTCGTCCTCGAAGACGGACCGATCGCCGCCGACAAGGCCCGGCTGCTCGAGCGCAGCGCCGCCAGCCAGGACAGCCTCGTCGAGATCACCCTGCACTCCGGCCGCAACCGCATCGTGAGGCGGATGCTCGCCGAGGTCGGCCACCCGGTCATCGAACTCGTCCGGCGCCAGTTCGGGCCCCTGCACCTGGGGACGCTTCGAGTGGGTCAGGTGCGCGACCTGACTAAGGTAGAACTCGGCCAGTTGCTCACGATCTCGCGGGAGAAACCAGCCGAACGCTGA
- the scpB gene encoding SMC-Scp complex subunit ScpB, translating to MTDEATRVSEVEDSAIEVDGATDVADVQAEIDVERALEAILMVADEPLSVVMLATAVRAPVKRVRAAIDALVRDFDGEDGGVRRGFELREVGGGWRIYVRAEYDDVVADYVLAQNPTKLSQAALETLAVIAYKQPISRGAIASIRAVNVDSVVRTLLGRGLITELFTDSETGAINYGTTDLLLTQLGVNSIDDLPRISPLLADGVDGFDGDVR from the coding sequence ATGACGGATGAAGCAACGCGCGTAAGCGAAGTCGAGGACTCGGCCATCGAGGTGGACGGCGCTACGGACGTGGCGGACGTCCAGGCGGAGATCGACGTCGAGCGTGCTCTCGAGGCGATTCTGATGGTCGCCGACGAGCCGCTCAGTGTGGTCATGCTCGCGACCGCCGTCCGTGCCCCGGTCAAACGCGTACGCGCTGCGATCGACGCCCTGGTGCGCGACTTCGACGGTGAGGACGGCGGCGTGCGGCGCGGGTTCGAGCTGCGCGAGGTCGGCGGAGGCTGGCGCATCTACGTGCGCGCCGAATACGACGACGTCGTGGCCGACTACGTGCTCGCACAGAACCCGACGAAGCTCTCGCAGGCGGCGCTCGAAACGCTTGCGGTCATCGCATACAAGCAGCCGATCAGCCGGGGTGCCATCGCATCCATCCGTGCCGTGAACGTCGACTCGGTCGTGCGCACCCTGCTCGGCCGCGGTCTGATCACCGAACTCTTCACCGACAGCGAGACCGGCGCCATCAACTACGGCACCACCGACCTGCTGCTCACGCAGCTCGGGGTCAACTCGATCGACGACCTTCCGCGCATCTCACCGCTGCTCGCCGACGGCGTGGACGGGTTCGACGGCGATGTCCGCTGA